From Trichoderma atroviride chromosome 1, complete sequence, one genomic window encodes:
- a CDS encoding uncharacterized protein (EggNog:ENOG41~TransMembrane:6 (i7-29o49-73i94-115o121-145i157-177o189-211i)), with product MVRPFILFAYPAVLWSAAIYACSIGWLIVISENLAVIYRNPSGYNFTALQAGLVYVSPFVGGILGTGVAGKISDIVVRAMARRNGGMYEPEFRLVMAAPILLTTCIGLMGFGWSAQEKDSWIVPTIFFGITSFGCSLGSTTSITFCVDSYRQYAGEALVTLNFSKNIFHGLVFSLFISQWLADDGSRNVYIWLGIIQLIFCLMAIPMYIFGKRARMWTARMNLMERF from the coding sequence ATGGTCAGGCCCTTTATCCTCTTTGCCTATCCCGCGGTCCTTTGGTCTGCAGCCATCTACGCGTGCTCCATCGGTTGGCTAATTGTAATCTCGGAAAACTTGGCCGTCATCTACAGAAATCCAAGCGGATACAACTTTACGGCTCTTCAAGCCGGCCTCGTCTACGTGTCTCCTTTTGTTGGCGGCATCCTTGGGACCGGCGTGGCGGGCAAAATCAGTGACATCGTTGTGAGAGCCATGGCGCGCCGCAATGGAGGCATGTACGAGCCCGAGTTTCGCCTCGTCATGGCCGCGCCCATCTTGCTGACGACCTGTATTGGCCTCATGGGCTTTGGGTGGTCGGCGCAAGAAAAGGATAGCTGGATCGTCCCGACAatcttcttcggcatcaCGTCCTTTGGCTGCTCTCTCGGCTCCACTACATCCATTACCTTTTGCGTCGATAGCTACCGCCAGTACGCCGGTGAAGCGCTGGTCACGCTCAACTTTTCCAAAAACATCTTCCACGGCTTGGTTTTCAGTCTATTCATTTCGCAGTGGCTTGCCGACGATGGCTCGAGAAACGTTTACATCTGGCTAGGCATCATCCAGCTCATCTTTTGCCTGATGGCGATTCCCATGTACATCTTTGGTAAGCGGGCTCGCATGTGGACCGCGAGGATGAACCTTATGGAAAGATTCTAG
- a CDS encoding uncharacterized protein (EggNog:ENOG41): protein MHSILTAVVKPPFALTQRRLFSASAASLAKNQVFDSIRTPASFNSQLSLSTSLGIPLLTLWSTAWCPSCRTIEPLLRGLVSSGVGEQEGGVLFAPMQFDTPEMMSTPIPLASRYSITSTPTLLSFDAGEARAGTKVMDARKLADRQFLIDWIRNEAKRHESGGGGAASFGGLFNSR from the exons ATGCATTCTATCCTGACGGCCGTTGTTAAGCCTCCATTTGCCCTGACACAGAGACGCCTTTTCAGCGCATCTGCCGCCAGCCTGGCGAAAAACCAAGTCTTTGACTC CATCCGCACGCCAGCCTCATTCAACTCTCAACTTTCCCTCTCAACCTCTCTCGGGATTCCCCTCCTCACGCTGTGGAGCACGGCCTGGTGTCCGTCCTGCCGCACCATTGAGCCACTTCTCCGCGGCCTGGTCTCTTCCGGCGTTGGCGAACAAGAAGGCGGCGTGCTCTTTGCGCCGATGCAGTTTGACACTCCCGAGATGATGTCCACGCCCATCCCGCTGGCTTCGCGGTATTCCATAACGTCCACGCCgacgctgctgagctttGATGCCGGCGAGGCGCGGGCTGGTACAAAAGTCATGGATGCCAGGAAGCTGGCGGATAGGCAGTTTCTAATTGATTGGATACGCAACGAGGCGAAACGACATGAgagcggaggaggaggagccgcTTCGTTTGGAGGCTTGTTCAACAGCCGGTGA
- a CDS encoding uncharacterized protein (EggNog:ENOG41), which yields MAYDGGYNGGQQRPYAGSAAQAPMARGYGGPRPPQQQYNGYQDDGYGGDGAAAGGYGPEYGNNQYQDGGYGQSHPGRARGGRPPQDGGRGGPHMPEGQRGANYPPRGGMGPPGNRGRPNMPRGGGPPGHSAGGRQPMDNGPMNPQGGPGFANGNYQFGNGYELANQMSQMDLNGQDPRSPPRRPPPARNGSQNYGDSRQGQPRPGPDGYAGHGDGGYGARQQPGPHGAQRSMTMPYNGSGSRGVPQRPATTTGNRPPPQRTYPQEHQAPPPLPGQYNNGYDPSYANAIDDVYDSYYDEPRASVSSHNSSHNSHAHKSSVSSLPDFDAIPSHSKRDSFEQSMRQAPEQPQQAAYQTPKLGHARSMVEMREPQSAVFEMAADIPEVPAIPQTHAYQPGYNQGYNGPAGYAQPPIPRGPSAPPGAAGHPQSGFGTNRPPIVRPGTAAPTNPDGLPAHPTPIRPGQMENSLVNPSAKPPPIRNYGGGPQTGPPPQQQQYQQQQYQQQQQQQQQAPTQQPQQQYPPQQPLDQGMPAPRAPPPPREREPPVTPGELEHLRMIIKGNPNDQASALKLAKRLIEASDVLVPNIPDPRGKAKARERYLVDAHKILKKLVNSQNGDAMFVMADGAGRGLFGPDGDSKEAFTLYQSAAKLGHAAAAYRTAVCCEIGHEEGGGTRKDPMKAIQWYKRAATLGDPPAMYKVGMILLKGLLGQPKNPREAVGWLKRAAERADAENPHALHELGLLYESASGNDVIIRDEQYALSLFQQAAEIGYKFSQFRLGCAYEYGLLGCPIDPRLSIVWYSKAAQQEEHQSELALSGWYLTGSEGVLGQSDTEAYLWARKAAVAGLAKAEYAMGYFTEVGIGVPANMEDAKRWYWRAAAQDFPKARERLEDLKRSGKEKARPRERISRSQKQQEGDCVVM from the exons ATGGCATATGACGGAGGATACAACGGGGGCCAACAGCGGCCGTATGCTGGTTCAGCGGCACAGGCTCCCATGGCGAGAGGTTACGGAGGGCCTCggccgccacagcagcagtatAATGGTTATCAGGACGACGGCTATGGTGGTgacggagcagcagcaggaggatACGGGCCAGAGTATGGAAACAACCAATATCAAGATGGCGGCTATGGCCAGAGTCATCCTGGCCGAGCGAGAGGAGGCCGACCTCCGCAAGATGGTGGGCGAGGAGGCCCTCATATGCCCGAGGGCCAACGAGGGGCCAACTATCCTCCGAGAGGCGGTATGGGGCCTCCAGGGAATAGGGGCAGGCCGAATATGCCACGAGGAGGTGGACCACCAGGCCATTCCGCAG GCGGTCGTCAACCGATGGATAACGGGCCTATGAACCCTCAAGGCGGCCCAGGGTTTGCCAATGGCAACTACCAATTTGGCAATGGATATGAGCTTGCAAACCAGATGTCACAGATGGATCTAAATGGACAAGATCCTAGAAGCCCACCCCGCCGACCACCTCCGGCCCGAAACGGCTCCCAGAACTACGGAGATTCACGACAAGGACAGCCCAGGCCAGGACCTGATGGCTACGCAGGCCATGGTGACGGCGGATACGGCGCTCGACAGCAACCTGGTCCACATGGAGCTCAGCGAAGCATGACGATGCCGTACAATGGCTCCGGAAGCCGTGGAGTGCCGCAGAGACCTGCTACGACAACGGGAAATCGCCCACCGCCTCAAAGAACCTATCCTCAGGAACACCAGGcgccaccgccgctgccaggACAGTACAACAACGGATACGACCCATCGTATGCCAACGCCATTGATGATGTCTACGACTCTTATTACGACGAGCCGAGAGCGAGCGTATCAAGCCACAACTCGTCTCACAACTCGCACGCGCATAAAAGCAGCGTCTCGAGCCTGCCAGACTTTGATGCCATTCCCTCTCACAGCAAGCGAGACTCTTTCGAGCAGTCCATGCGACAAGCGCctgagcagccgcagcaggcAGCTTACCAAACTCCCAAGCTGGGCCATGCCCGCTCCATGGTAGAGATGCGTGAGCCGCAATCCGCCGTCTTCGAGATGGCCGCCGACATTCCCGAAGTTCCAGCCATTCCCCAGACGCATGCGTATCAGCCGGGATATAATCAAGGGTACAATGGGCCTGCTGGATACGCCCAACCGCCGATTCCACGAGGCCCGAGTGCGCCTCCAGGTGCAGCCGGGCATCCGCAATCTGGATTCGGGACCAATCGGCCGCCTATAGTCAGGCCAGGCACCGCCGCACCCACCAATCCAGACGGCCTGCCTGCACATCCAACGCCTATACGTCCGGGCCAGATGGAAAACTCGCTTGTGAATCCGAGTGCTAAGCCTCCTCCTATTCGAAACTACGGAGGTGGTCCTCAGACGGGGCCACCacctcagcagcaacagtatcagcagcaacagtatcagcaacaacaacagcagcagcaacaagcacCAACGCAGCAACCGCAACAGCAGTATCCTCCTCAACAGCCACTAGATCAAGGCATGCCAGCGCCCAGagcgccgcctccgccgcgGGAGAGAGAACCTCCAGTAACCCCTGGCGAGCTGGAACACCTAAGGATGATTATTAAAGGCAACCCCAACGACCAGGCAAGTGCGCTGAAATTGGCCAAGCGTCTCATCGAAGCTTCCGACGTGCTTGTGCCAAATATCCCCGATCCGAgaggcaaggcaaaagcTCGCGAACGATATCTTGTGGACGCCCACAAGATCCTCAAAAAGCTGGTCAACTCTCAGAATGGAGACGCCATGTTTGTCATGGCAGATGGTGCGGGTAGGGGTTTGTTTGGTCCCGATGGAGATTCCAAAGAGGCCTTTACGCTGTATCAATCTGCCGCGAAGCTGGGCCATGCTGCGGCTGCCTACCGTACGGCTGTATGCTGTGAGATTGGCCACGAGGAAGGTGGCGGCACTCGCAAGGATCCCATGAAGGCGATTCAGTGGTATAAACGCGCGGCGACTCTAGGCGACCCGCCAGCCATGTACAAGGTCGGCATGATCCTTCTCAAAGGTTTGCTGGGCCAACCCAAGAACCCCAGGGAGGCTGTGGGCTGGCTGAAGCGAGCGGCAGAGAGGGCGGACGCAGAGAACCCTCATGCTCTTCACGAACTCGGATTGCTCTACGAATCGGCATCGGGTAACGATGTCATCATCCGGGATGAGCAATACGCCCTGAGCCTGTTCCAGCAAGCGGCAGAGATTGGATACAAGTTCTCTCAGTTCAGACTGGGCTGCGCGTACGAATATGGTTTGCTGGGATGTCCCATCGACCCGCGACTCTCCATCGTCTGGTACTCGAAAGCTGCACAACAGGAAGAGCACCAGTCGGAACTTGCTCTTAGTGGCTGGTATCTGACGGGAAGCGAAGGCGTCCTAGGCCAGAGTGACACGGAGGCGTATCTGTGGGCGAGGaaggctgctgtggctggtctGGCCAAGGCAGAGTACGCGATGGGTTATTTCACAGAGGTGGGCATCGGTGTTCCAGCAAACATGGAGGATGCTAAGCGATGGTATTGGAGAGCAGCCG CACAAGATTTCCCCAAGGCCAGAGAACGATTGGAAGACTTGAAACGATCcggcaaagaaaaagctcGTCCGAGAGAGCGAATCTCTCGAAGCCAAAAGCAACAGGAGGGAGATTGTGTAGTGATGTAA
- a CDS encoding uncharacterized protein (EggNog:ENOG41~TransMembrane:1 (o12-34i)~BUSCO:EOG092D4APA), with the protein MPPKKPFNWGLWIKVLVGGAIISVGGPALTYWVVPTEEELRSRYNPELLKRSLEGREERQQEFDDFVTKLKEYSKSDKPIWAVIKEDEERRKKAELEANRLQKQEAVARREEMRREAGLGK; encoded by the exons ATGCCTCCCAAGAAGCCTTTCAACTGGGGACTGTGGATAAAAGTCCTGGTGGG AGGAGCCATCATCAGCGTTGGTGGCCCGGCGCTCACGTACTGGGTGGTGCCAACCGAGGAAGAGCTGAGATCCAGATACAACCCTGAGCTCCTGAAGAGAAGCTTGGAAGGCAGAGAGGAGAGACAGCAGGAGTTTGACGACTTTGTTACGAAGCTGAAGGAGTATTCGAAATCTGATAAACCAA TCTGGGCCGTCAtcaaggaggatgaagagaggagaaagaaagcagagCTCGAAGCCAACAGACTTCAAAAGCAAGAGGCTGTAGCtcggagagaagaaatgcggcgagaagctggcctCGGGAAATAG
- a CDS encoding uncharacterized protein (EggNog:ENOG41~TransMembrane:15 (o101-121i128-149o176-195i207-225o231-253i274-300o320-339i346-369o423-443i475-496o502-521i533-553o585-606i630-651o657-673i)), with translation MAFGFGKSDARVETEAVSSGVEVLPADAANVEADLRNFRKQHRWDPFLDIDKLDNIDEALASGNIEKEAAIDESLIQEDSPYPEVRASVPPTDQDVPVNTIRAWTIGAMMCTIVAACNILLTLRRAPIVITSTVVQLISYPIGCFWARVFPNWSFTVFGHKFELNPGPFNVKEHTIITMMTAAGTAASYAIDILLAQEIFYHQKLGWGFQILLILSTQAMGFGAAGVARRFLVWPSSMVWPAVLITTTVMYSLHNHAPADPATTNGWTIGRYSFFLIVAAGTFFWEWVPQVIAQFLQFFMFPVWIKPDSVVVNQIFGGNTGLGLLPISFDWSIISGFLLSPLQTPAFAIANVSAGIFIMLLGIIGLAYAGPEFYRYLPLSANQNFDHYAQPYNTSRILNPDYTVNLTAYREYSPILLGPAFSLSYGMGFAGLVSTLTHIALFYGPDVWRRSVDSRSEEPDIHLKLMRKYKEAPEWWFIAVFLVSFAFGLGACLGFQTHLPAWAYILCIIIGLFFFIPVGMVQAITNQQTGLNIITEMIFGYMLPGRPVAMMLFKSWGYMMTFNGLQYVSDMKVGHYMKIPPRSMFGAQAFAVIWLSIVQIATYNFLRGNIEGICTPTQAQGLTCPNARTFYNASVIWGVIGPKLVFGAGQLYSWTNYFWLIGFLCPFIQWLLARRYPRSPLRYVVFPALFGAAGMIPPGDNLVPCPVVYHRSRLQLVD, from the exons ATGGCCTTTGGATTTGGCAAAAGCGACGCGCGCGTCGAGACTGAGGCCGTGTCCTCGGGCGTCGAAGTTCTCCCTGCGGATGCAGCCAATGTCGAGGCTGATCTCCGCAACTTCAGAAAGCAGCACCGATGGGATCCCTTCCTCGACATTGATAAACTCGACAACATCGATGAGGCCCTGGCCTCGGGCAATATCGAGAAGGAGGCTGCCATTGATGAGTCTTTGATTCAGGAGGATTCACCCTATCCAGAAGTCCGCGCTTCG GTTCCTCCAACCGACCAAGATGTCCCAGTCAACACAATTCGTGCCTGGACCATTGGTGCCATGATGTGCACAATTGTAGCTGCTTGCAACATCCTGCTCACTCTCCGACGTGCCCCCATCGTTATTACATCCACGGTCGTGCAGTTGATATCTTACCC TATCGGTTGCTTCTGGGCCCGTGTCTTCCCCAACTGGTCATTCACCGTCTTTGGACACAAGTTCGAGCTCAACCCCGGGCCCTTTAATGTCAAGGAAcacaccatcatcaccatgatgacggcagcCGGAACGGCCGCGTCCTATGCTATCGATATCTTGTTGGCTCAGGAAATCTTCTACCACCAAAAGCTGGGCTGGGGCTTCCAAATccttctcatcctctccACCCAGGCCATGGGCTtcggtgctgctggtgttgctcGACGATTCCTCGTCTGGCCGTCATCCATGGTGTGGCCTGCCGTGCTCATCACCACAACTGTCATGTACTCTCTGCACAACCACGCCCCCGCCGATCCGGCCACGACCAATGGCTGGACGATTGGCCGGTACAGCTTTTTCCTCATTGTTGCCGCCGGAACGTTTTTCTGGGAATGGGTTCCTCAAGTCATTGCCCAGTTTCTCCAATTCTTCATGTTCCCCGTCTGGATCAAGCCCGATTCAGTGGTGGTGAACCAAATATTCGGAGGAAATACTGGACTGGGCCTCCTTCCCATCTCGTTTGATTGGTCAATTATTTCGggcttcttgctctctcctctccagaccccggcctttgccattgccaacgtCTCAGCTGGTATCTTCATCATGCTTCTCGGAATCATTGGTCTCGCCTATGCTGGCCCCGAGTTCTACCGCTATCTCCCTCTCAGTGCTAACCAGAACTTTGATCACTACGCTCAACCCTACAACACGAGCCGCATTCTCAACCCCGATTATACCGTCAACCTCACGGCGTACAGGGAGTACTCCCCTATCCTGCTGGGTCCCGCCTTTTCTCTGTCGTATGGCATGGGCTTTGCCGGCCTAGTTTCAACCCTTACCCATATTGCCTTGTTCTATGGCCCCGACGTCTGGCGTCGGTCTGTTGACTCTCGATCTGAGGAGCCCGATATCCACTTGAAGCTTATGCGCAAGTATAAAGAGGCTCCTGAATGGTGGTTCATTGCCGTGTTCCTGGTGTCATTTGCATTCGGTTTAGGCGCATGTTTGGGTTTTCAGACTCATTTGCCCGCGTGGGCGTATATCCTGTGTATTATcatcggcctcttctttttcatcccTGTTGGCATGGTTCAAGCCATCACGAATCAGCAAACCGGtctcaacatcatcaccgaGATGATTTTCGGTTACATGCTTCCCGGCCGCCCCGTGGCCATGATGCTGTTCAAGTCTTGGGGTTACATGATGACTTTCAACGGCCTCCAGTATGTATCTGACATGAAGGTTGGCCACTACATGAAGATTCCTCCTCGTAGCATGTTTGGTGCTCAGGCTTTTGCCGTGATCTGGCTCTCCATCGTTCAGATTGCCACCTACAACTTCTTGCGTGGCAACATTGAGGGCATTTGTACTCCGACCCAAGCACAGGGCCTTACTTGCCCCAATGCTCGAACTTTCTATAATGCCAGTGTCATTTGGGGTGTTATTGGCCCTAAGCTGGTGTTTGGGGCTGGGCAACT ATACTCCTGGACCAACTACTTCTGGCTGATTGGCTTCTTGTGTCCCTTTATTCAGTGGCTCCTTGCCCGTCGCTACCCTCGCTCTCCGCTCCGCTATGTCGTCTTCCCTGCCTTatttggagctgctggaatgATTCCCCCCGGCGACAACCTGGTACCTTGCCCAGTGGTGTATCATCGGTCTCGTCTTCAATTGGTGGATTAA
- a CDS encoding 60S ribosomal protein eL24: protein MRTYEDSFSGQRIYPGKGKIYVRGDSKVFRFVNGKSESLFLQRKNPRRIAWTVLFRRQHRKGISEEVAKKRTRRTVKAQRAIVGASLEVIKERRSMRPEARSAARAEAIKADKEKKAAAQAVKKAEKAKSAATAAKGQTQRNVSKQGAKGAQQKVAARTR from the exons ATGCGTACCTACGAAGACAGCTTCTCCGGACAGAGGATCTACCCTGGCAAG GGTAAGATCTATGTCCGTGGCGACAGCAAGGTGTTCCGATTTGTCAACGGCAAGTCGGAGTCACTTTTCCTCCAGCGCAAGAACCCCCGTCGTATTGCCTGGACCGTTCTCTTCCGACGACAGCACCGCAAGGGTATCTCTGAG GAAGTTGCCAAGAAGCGCACCCGCCGCACCGTCAAGGCCCAGCGTGCCATCGTTGGTGCCTCCCTCGAGGTCATCAAGGAGCGCCGTTCCATGCGCCCCGAGGCCCGATCTGCCGCTCgcgccgaggccatcaaggccgacaaggagaagaaggctgctgcccaggccgtcaagaaggccgagaaggccaagagcgctgccaccgccgccaagggcCAGACCCAGCGAAACGTGAGCAAGCAGGGTGCCAAGGGTGCTCAGCAGAAGGTCGCTGCCCGAACTCGCTAA
- a CDS encoding uncharacterized protein (BUSCO:EOG092D4D0M) yields MADIQERLKKLGQPGRTECSALPEGLPCRTQLEKLTWFATRSGKGTPRRPAKRAPARSNADDKKLQAQLKKLNTQPIQAIEEVNMFKSDGNVIHFAAPKVHAAVQSNTFAIYGNGEDKELTELVPGILNQLGPDSLASLRKLAESYQNMQKAGEKGEDDDDIPDLVEGENFESKVE; encoded by the exons ATGGCCGACATCCAGGAGCGCCTCAAGAAGCTTGGCCAGCCAGGCCGAACTG AATGCAGCGCCCTGCCTGAAGGATTGCCTTGCCGAACACAACTTGAGAAACTAACCTGGTTTGCGACTCGCAGTGGAAAGGGAACTCCCCGAAGACCCGCCAAGCGCGCTCCCGCCCGATCCAACGCCGATGACAAGAAGCTCCAGGcccagctgaagaagctcaacacTCAGCCCATCCAGGCCATCGAGGAGGTCAACATGTTCAAGTCCGACGGCAACGTCATCCACTTTGCCGCTCCCAAGG TCCACGCCGCCGTTCAGAGCAACACCTTCGCCATCTACGGCAACGGTGAGGATAAGGAGCTCACCGAGCTTGTTCCCGGCATCCTGAACCAGCTTGGCCCCGACTCCCTGGCCTCCCTCCGCAAGCTGGCCGAGAGCTACCAGAACATGCAGAAGGCTGGTGAGAagggcgaggatgacgacgataTCCCCGACCTGGTTGAGGGCGAGAACTTTGAGAGCAAGGTCGAGTAA